The following proteins are co-located in the Apium graveolens cultivar Ventura chromosome 5, ASM990537v1, whole genome shotgun sequence genome:
- the LOC141723419 gene encoding uncharacterized protein LOC141723419 — translation MVFSSETGQWTDTNVTMEGFKLRYGKGEYFHGAIYWIVINRESGLLSCYRFDIAAENLTEISVPPKAYVSHFRHFGESSGHLYLACVRDDTAEILNVYELDQVTLKWVIKHWVHINRLIPSFPQDVRNGRNQICHSAGSILSILRGEEEEGSVLVKKIDRKVVAYNLKSKKVDVLLDELRFKPQRRTTEHLFPLPFVPAYPFVSTLYPLE, via the exons ATGGTATTTAGTTCAGAAACTGGTCAATGGACAGATACAAATGTAACTATGGAAGGATTTAAGCTGAGATATGGAAAGGGAGAGTATTTCCATGGTGCTATTTATTGGATTGTGATAAACCGTGAATCTGGGCTGCTATCTTGCTACCGTTTTGATATTGCAGCTGAGAACTTGACGGAAATTTCTGTGCCTCCAAAGGCTTATGTTTCACACTTCCGGCATTTTGGAGAATCTAGTGGACACTTGTACCTTGCTTGTGTCCGCGATGATACAGCAGAAATTTTAAATGTGTATGAGTTGGACCAGGTTACTCTGAAGTGGGTTATAAAGCACTGGGTACATATTAATCGTCTGATTCCTTCATTCCCACAGGATGTTAGGAATGGGAGGAATCAGATATGTCACTCAGCCGGGTCGATATTAAGTATTCTTAGAGGAGAAGAGGAAGAAGGGTCAGTTCTTGTTAAAAAGATTGATAGAAAAGTGGTTGCTTATAACTTGAAGAGTAAGAAAGTTGATGTATTGCTAGATGAGCTCAGATTCAAGCCACAACGTAGGACAACTGAGCATCTTTTTCCGCTTCCATTCGTTCCTGCATATCCATTCGTTTCAACCCTATATCCGTT GGAATAA